One part of the Muntiacus reevesi chromosome 18, mMunRee1.1, whole genome shotgun sequence genome encodes these proteins:
- the LGALS9 gene encoding galectin-9 isoform X3: MAFGGAQASYINPVVPFTGMIQGGLQDGHKITVIGAVLPSGGNRFAVNFQTGYNDNDIAFHFNPRFEEGGYVVCNTKQRGSWGPEERKMQIPFQRGSSFELCFHVHSSEFKVTVNGNLFTQYAHRVPFHRVDTICITGIVKLSSISFQNIRAAPKQPACSMVQFSPAACFPPRPRGRKSKPPGSWPANSAPITQTVVHTIHSTPGQMFPNPVIPPVVYPNPVYQLPFFTSILGGLYPSKSILVSGAILPSAQRFYINLRSGSDIAFHLNPRFNENAVVRNTQINGSWGPEERSLPRGMPFFRGQSFSVWIMCESHCLKVAVDGQHLFEYHHRLKNLPAINNLEVGGDIQLTHVQT, from the exons ATGGCCTTTGGTGGTGCCCAGGCTTCCTACATAAACCCA GTGGTCCCCTTCACTGGGATGATCCAAGGGGGTCTCCAGGATGGACACAAGATCACCGTCATTGGGGCCGTTCTTCCCTCAGGCGGGAACAG GTTTGCTGTGAACTTTCAGACCGGCTATAATGACAATGACATCGCCTTCCACTTCAATCCACGGTTTGAAGAGGGTGGGTATGTGGTCTGCAACACGAAGCAGAGAGGAAGCTGGGGGCCGGAGGAGAGGAAGATGCAGATTCCCTTCCAGAGGGGGAGTTCGTTTGAGCTCTGCTTCCACGTACACAGCTCGGAGTTCAAG GTGACTGTGAACGGGAACCTCTTCACGCAGTATGCCCACCGCGTGCCCTTCCACCGCGTCGACACCATCTGCATCACGGGCATCGTGAAGCTGTCCTCCATCAGCTTCCAG AACATCCGCGCAGCTCCCAAGCAGCCCGCCTGCTCCATGGTGCAGTTCTCCCCGGCTGCCTGTTTCCCACCCAGGCCCAGGGGGCGCAAATCAAAA CCTCCAGGGAGCTGGCCAGCCAACTCGGCTCCCATT ACTCAGACCGTCGTCCACACCATACACAGCACCCCTGGACAGATGTTCCCT AATCCCGTGATCCCACCCGTGGTGTACCCCAACCCGGTTTAC CAACTACCATTCTTCACCTCCATCCTGGGTGGGCTGTACCCCTCCAAGAGCATCCTGGTGTCAGGCGCCATCCTGCCCAGTGCTCAGAG GTTCTACATCAACCTGCGCTCGGGGAGTGACATCGCCTTCCACCTGAACCCCCGCTTCAACGAGAACGCGGTGGTCCGCAACACGCAGATCAACGGCTCCTGGGGGCCTGAGGAGCGAAGCCTGCCGCGAGGGATGCCCTTCTTCCGAGGCCAGAGCTTCTCG GTGTGGATCATGTGTGAAAGCCACTGCCTCAAGGTGGCCGTGGATGGTCAGCACCTGTTTGAATACCACCACCGCCTGAAGAACCTGCCCGCCATCAACAACCTGGAGGTGGGGGGCGACATCCAGCTGACCCACGTGCAGACATAG
- the LGALS9 gene encoding galectin-9 isoform X4 — protein MAFGGAQASYINPVVPFTGMIQGGLQDGHKITVIGAVLPSGGNRFAVNFQTGYNDNDIAFHFNPRFEEGGYVVCNTKQRGSWGPEERKMQIPFQRGSSFELCFHVHSSEFKVTVNGNLFTQYAHRVPFHRVDTICITGIVKLSSISFQPPGSWPANSAPITQTVVHTIHSTPGQMFPNPVIPPVVYPNPVYQLPFFTSILGGLYPSKSILVSGAILPSAQRCGSCVKATASRWPWMVSTCLNTTTA, from the exons ATGGCCTTTGGTGGTGCCCAGGCTTCCTACATAAACCCA GTGGTCCCCTTCACTGGGATGATCCAAGGGGGTCTCCAGGATGGACACAAGATCACCGTCATTGGGGCCGTTCTTCCCTCAGGCGGGAACAG GTTTGCTGTGAACTTTCAGACCGGCTATAATGACAATGACATCGCCTTCCACTTCAATCCACGGTTTGAAGAGGGTGGGTATGTGGTCTGCAACACGAAGCAGAGAGGAAGCTGGGGGCCGGAGGAGAGGAAGATGCAGATTCCCTTCCAGAGGGGGAGTTCGTTTGAGCTCTGCTTCCACGTACACAGCTCGGAGTTCAAG GTGACTGTGAACGGGAACCTCTTCACGCAGTATGCCCACCGCGTGCCCTTCCACCGCGTCGACACCATCTGCATCACGGGCATCGTGAAGCTGTCCTCCATCAGCTTCCAG CCTCCAGGGAGCTGGCCAGCCAACTCGGCTCCCATT ACTCAGACCGTCGTCCACACCATACACAGCACCCCTGGACAGATGTTCCCT AATCCCGTGATCCCACCCGTGGTGTACCCCAACCCGGTTTAC CAACTACCATTCTTCACCTCCATCCTGGGTGGGCTGTACCCCTCCAAGAGCATCCTGGTGTCAGGCGCCATCCTGCCCAGTGCTCAGAG GTGTGGATCATGTGTGAAAGCCACTGCCTCAAGGTGGCCGTGGATGGTCAGCACCTGTTTGAATACCACCACCGCCTGA
- the LGALS9 gene encoding galectin-9 isoform X1, whose protein sequence is MAFGGAQASYINPVVPFTGMIQGGLQDGHKITVIGAVLPSGGNRFAVNFQTGYNDNDIAFHFNPRFEEGGYVVCNTKQRGSWGPEERKMQIPFQRGSSFELCFHVHSSEFKVTVNGNLFTQYAHRVPFHRVDTICITGIVKLSSISFQPPGSWPANSAPITQTVVHTIHSTPGQMFPNPVIPPVVYPNPVYQLPFFTSILGGLYPSKSILVSGAILPSAQRFYINLRSGSDIAFHLNPRFNENAVVRNTQINGSWGPEERSLPRGMPFFRGQSFSVWIMCESHCLKVAVDGQHLFEYHHRLKNLPAINNLEVGGDIQLTHVQT, encoded by the exons ATGGCCTTTGGTGGTGCCCAGGCTTCCTACATAAACCCA GTGGTCCCCTTCACTGGGATGATCCAAGGGGGTCTCCAGGATGGACACAAGATCACCGTCATTGGGGCCGTTCTTCCCTCAGGCGGGAACAG GTTTGCTGTGAACTTTCAGACCGGCTATAATGACAATGACATCGCCTTCCACTTCAATCCACGGTTTGAAGAGGGTGGGTATGTGGTCTGCAACACGAAGCAGAGAGGAAGCTGGGGGCCGGAGGAGAGGAAGATGCAGATTCCCTTCCAGAGGGGGAGTTCGTTTGAGCTCTGCTTCCACGTACACAGCTCGGAGTTCAAG GTGACTGTGAACGGGAACCTCTTCACGCAGTATGCCCACCGCGTGCCCTTCCACCGCGTCGACACCATCTGCATCACGGGCATCGTGAAGCTGTCCTCCATCAGCTTCCAG CCTCCAGGGAGCTGGCCAGCCAACTCGGCTCCCATT ACTCAGACCGTCGTCCACACCATACACAGCACCCCTGGACAGATGTTCCCT AATCCCGTGATCCCACCCGTGGTGTACCCCAACCCGGTTTAC CAACTACCATTCTTCACCTCCATCCTGGGTGGGCTGTACCCCTCCAAGAGCATCCTGGTGTCAGGCGCCATCCTGCCCAGTGCTCAGAG GTTCTACATCAACCTGCGCTCGGGGAGTGACATCGCCTTCCACCTGAACCCCCGCTTCAACGAGAACGCGGTGGTCCGCAACACGCAGATCAACGGCTCCTGGGGGCCTGAGGAGCGAAGCCTGCCGCGAGGGATGCCCTTCTTCCGAGGCCAGAGCTTCTCG GTGTGGATCATGTGTGAAAGCCACTGCCTCAAGGTGGCCGTGGATGGTCAGCACCTGTTTGAATACCACCACCGCCTGAAGAACCTGCCCGCCATCAACAACCTGGAGGTGGGGGGCGACATCCAGCTGACCCACGTGCAGACATAG
- the LGALS9 gene encoding galectin-9 isoform X2, with amino-acid sequence MAFGGAQASYINPVVPFTGMIQGGLQDGHKITVIGAVLPSGGNRFAVNFQTGYNDNDIAFHFNPRFEEGGYVVCNTKQRGSWGPEERKMQIPFQRGSSFELCFHVHSSEFKVTVNGNLFTQYAHRVPFHRVDTICITGIVKLSSISFQTQTVVHTIHSTPGQMFPNPVIPPVVYPNPVYQLPFFTSILGGLYPSKSILVSGAILPSAQRFYINLRSGSDIAFHLNPRFNENAVVRNTQINGSWGPEERSLPRGMPFFRGQSFSVWIMCESHCLKVAVDGQHLFEYHHRLKNLPAINNLEVGGDIQLTHVQT; translated from the exons ATGGCCTTTGGTGGTGCCCAGGCTTCCTACATAAACCCA GTGGTCCCCTTCACTGGGATGATCCAAGGGGGTCTCCAGGATGGACACAAGATCACCGTCATTGGGGCCGTTCTTCCCTCAGGCGGGAACAG GTTTGCTGTGAACTTTCAGACCGGCTATAATGACAATGACATCGCCTTCCACTTCAATCCACGGTTTGAAGAGGGTGGGTATGTGGTCTGCAACACGAAGCAGAGAGGAAGCTGGGGGCCGGAGGAGAGGAAGATGCAGATTCCCTTCCAGAGGGGGAGTTCGTTTGAGCTCTGCTTCCACGTACACAGCTCGGAGTTCAAG GTGACTGTGAACGGGAACCTCTTCACGCAGTATGCCCACCGCGTGCCCTTCCACCGCGTCGACACCATCTGCATCACGGGCATCGTGAAGCTGTCCTCCATCAGCTTCCAG ACTCAGACCGTCGTCCACACCATACACAGCACCCCTGGACAGATGTTCCCT AATCCCGTGATCCCACCCGTGGTGTACCCCAACCCGGTTTAC CAACTACCATTCTTCACCTCCATCCTGGGTGGGCTGTACCCCTCCAAGAGCATCCTGGTGTCAGGCGCCATCCTGCCCAGTGCTCAGAG GTTCTACATCAACCTGCGCTCGGGGAGTGACATCGCCTTCCACCTGAACCCCCGCTTCAACGAGAACGCGGTGGTCCGCAACACGCAGATCAACGGCTCCTGGGGGCCTGAGGAGCGAAGCCTGCCGCGAGGGATGCCCTTCTTCCGAGGCCAGAGCTTCTCG GTGTGGATCATGTGTGAAAGCCACTGCCTCAAGGTGGCCGTGGATGGTCAGCACCTGTTTGAATACCACCACCGCCTGAAGAACCTGCCCGCCATCAACAACCTGGAGGTGGGGGGCGACATCCAGCTGACCCACGTGCAGACATAG